A window of Candidatus Vicinibacter proximus contains these coding sequences:
- a CDS encoding nicotinate-nucleotide adenylyltransferase, producing the protein MYIGLFFGSFNPVHVGHMIIAQHLLNETDLDQVWMVVSPHNPLKNKTSLARDYDRLHLVRLAAEGNPKIQVSNIEFHLPKPSYTIDTLTHLKEKYPEHKFALIMGGDNLISLPKWKNYELLMEKFKIYIYKRPNYNDQTELAKHPNIVFTDAPLLDISSTQIREMIKQGKSIRYMVPEEVIEAIEDSRLYKS; encoded by the coding sequence ATGTACATCGGGCTTTTCTTCGGCTCTTTTAATCCGGTTCATGTCGGTCACATGATCATTGCCCAACATCTGTTGAATGAGACAGATTTAGATCAGGTTTGGATGGTGGTGAGTCCACACAACCCACTAAAAAATAAAACAAGCCTTGCACGTGACTACGATAGACTCCATTTGGTAAGGCTCGCTGCTGAAGGCAACCCCAAAATACAAGTATCCAACATCGAATTCCATCTACCCAAACCATCCTACACAATAGATACCCTTACCCATCTTAAGGAAAAATACCCGGAACATAAATTTGCCCTGATTATGGGCGGCGATAATCTGATCAGCCTTCCTAAGTGGAAAAATTACGAGCTATTGATGGAAAAATTTAAAATCTACATCTATAAAAGACCCAACTACAACGATCAAACTGAACTGGCCAAACACCCCAACATTGTTTTTACTGACGCCCCACTCCTGGACATATCTTCCACCCAAATCCGCGAAATGATCAAGCAAGGAAAATCCATAAGGTATATGGTGCCGGAGGAGGTAATAGAAGCGATTGAAGATTCCAGGCTTTACAAAAGTTAA
- a CDS encoding PA0069 family radical SAM protein, which produces MSTDQNQSKPSRGTSLHLTNRFHKTNTVASPEMNQLPAEDRQADLSKTQTIEVKAKSMINKVSSPDLFMEYSLNPYQGCEHGCVYCYARPTHNYWGYSAADDFENKILVKANAVEVLSRELKSRKYQVKPIMLSGNTDCYQPVEKKYRLTRQILELMLAWRHPVMIITKNALIQRDLDLLSELNNLRLVQVAISVTAAHDRTRRVMEPRASTIASRFRTIRLLAEKGIPVHGMLAPIIPGVNDMEIFDMVQQVAEAGAQTASYQIVRLNGDLQPIFGHWLDEQFPDRKERILNGIRSSHGGELGDSRFGMRMKGEGNIADIIRQQFKLAHTRFMPKTERQSLRTDLFRPIRGNMRELWELS; this is translated from the coding sequence ATGTCAACCGATCAAAACCAAAGCAAACCATCACGGGGTACTTCCCTGCATCTCACCAACCGCTTTCATAAAACCAACACCGTAGCCAGTCCGGAAATGAATCAATTACCGGCTGAAGACCGGCAGGCCGACTTATCCAAAACCCAAACCATCGAAGTAAAGGCCAAGAGTATGATTAACAAGGTCTCCAGCCCGGATTTATTTATGGAATATTCACTGAATCCATATCAGGGTTGTGAGCATGGCTGCGTTTATTGTTATGCACGCCCTACGCACAATTACTGGGGATACAGTGCTGCAGATGACTTTGAAAATAAAATTCTGGTAAAGGCAAATGCAGTAGAAGTCCTTAGTAGAGAACTCAAGTCCAGAAAATATCAGGTGAAGCCGATCATGTTGTCGGGCAATACAGATTGTTACCAGCCGGTAGAAAAAAAATACCGGCTTACCCGACAGATTCTTGAACTCATGTTGGCCTGGCGTCACCCGGTAATGATCATCACTAAAAATGCACTCATTCAGCGAGATCTGGATCTGCTCAGTGAACTGAATAATCTACGTCTGGTTCAGGTGGCGATTTCGGTTACGGCAGCCCATGATCGTACACGCAGGGTCATGGAACCAAGGGCTTCCACCATCGCCAGCCGGTTCAGAACCATCCGATTGTTGGCAGAAAAGGGAATTCCGGTCCATGGCATGTTGGCTCCCATCATTCCAGGAGTTAATGACATGGAAATCTTTGACATGGTCCAGCAGGTTGCCGAGGCAGGTGCTCAAACGGCTTCTTATCAAATCGTTAGGCTGAATGGGGATCTCCAGCCCATTTTTGGCCATTGGTTGGATGAACAATTTCCGGATCGGAAGGAGCGCATTTTGAATGGCATCCGATCCAGTCATGGTGGCGAATTAGGGGATTCCCGTTTTGGAATGCGAATGAAGGGTGAGGGAAACATTGCCGACATCATTCGTCAACAGTTTAAGCTCGCCCATACCCGTTTTATGCCAAAAACGGAGCGGCAAAGCCTGAGGACTGATCTGTTTCGTCCGATAAGAGGAAATATGAGAGAACTTTGGGAGTTGAGCTAA